Within Triticum dicoccoides isolate Atlit2015 ecotype Zavitan chromosome 1B, WEW_v2.0, whole genome shotgun sequence, the genomic segment accggtgtgtcctggggctccggcttgacagggcggaggcagggcgagccgccggacaaggaggaggacccccaggtctccatgcgcctcggggtccaggagcttccccggcggcgtgagaaggaagggggagcggggtactccatgcgcggcgtgttgccgccctcgatgtactcgaggacggcctccaacgtgcgcccgggcacgccccaccacagacgccggccggcggcgttgagcctgccggagggcacgacgccgttggtggcctcgagctgctcggcctgACGGCGGCGGAAGTAAGGTTCCCAGAGCAGGCTGTCGGGGGCGTACCGTGGCgcctccctcgccgcacgcggcaggttcgagcggatgcgtgcgatctccgcacgccgcgccgcgccggtcggtaccgggggcaccggcacgccgcccgcgctgatccttcacgtcccgggcacccgcatgtccggcgggaccaggtactcggcctcgtaaaggaggcgagcctcgtcttcgtgaagatggcggcggccgaagccgttcgccgccgcgccgtcaccttggaagcgctcggccatgggtgtgaactggggacggcgaaagagaggagaggagagggaggaaacgACGGCGGCGGGAGAGTGTGAGTCGCCGAGTGCGCCGGGGCGCTTCATATATAGGCCAAGGCGCGCGTGtcaccgtgtgtacgcgtggcgggcgagggagggcgagggacgcgcgtcgtccggtcttcactgcgccgcccgtgaggcatcaatgatgcAGGCTGACCggtgcggcagctttggcattgattcgccgcaggaaacgaggcgatgaggacgacgaagggccgagaaAAGAGCCGTGTCACTGACGCGGtgggcccgcggctttttcgcgccaaaacagttcaccCGGCGCCCCCGgacgcccccagcgcgccgggttcgggctggatccgtcggcgctgttttcggcccaagccggcgaaaatcgggctcctaggGCGCGACCAGGCCTTTTTTCAGCGCCGGCACgaaaaaaaacgcctggggaggcttTTCTGGGGGCGCGATGAAGATGCCCTAAGCCATATTGCTCTCTGCGGTTCTagaatttttcttttctttccaggGACACTATTCACTACTACACCGGCCAGTATAAGTTTCAGCGCCTAGTTTTCGCAGGTACATCTTCAGCCAGCAATGACAGGTTGCATTTCGTTGAACAAGACGTAGCTGTGTGTGTTGACACAAGCATATGCCATAGTCGAGGTTCACCGCAAGGCACATATCCATAAAGATGATTCGTAGACGCATGAACACCAAAACTATTTTAAGTTGTAATAACAAGGTGGAAAACAAGTTGGTGCCAGCAGAATCTATTCCTCCAAGCAACGTTCGGCTCAAATCTAGAACAAGTCATCAGTACAACAGGATTTCACTGGACCATCGCATCAGAGCTCCCGGCTGCGAGAATGTCGAGGAGAGAGTTTTGGGGCTCCATCTCTTCATGCCACAGTGGCAGTTTGTCACCAGGGTGGAAGCTCCTCTTAACACCCGCCTCGTTAATCTGTGCAAGAATTCTCAAATCAGTACGTCTAACTAGGTAGACAAAGTCTTTGGGAAAACAAAGAGCAGTTATTAAGCAACAAGTTGATGCAACCTCCAATTTTAACAAGGAGGCACATTTCGACAAGCTGCTAAGATTACCCGAGGCACAGTTTGCAAAACAAACACGACTTTTCAACAAAAAGAAGGGGGGTTAAGACAAGATGACACCAGATCCAACACAGAAAAAGGTGTGCCATCCTATTCCAAATAACATTTTAAGCACAACCCAATCTAAACAAGTTCAGAAAATCAAGGCTAcgaaagttggtgctgttttaaaatTTTATTCATCTCATTTTAAAAACCATCACAAGACTGTTAGATATTGGTTTCAATTTTGACTGATATCTCATCTTGGTTATTAAAGCCATCACAAGAGAGGTTGCATCATCCTTATGTTGCAAAATAAGTCAATTCAAATAAGCAAGTCCAAATTTCCATAATGTTGTCTATTTATTTCTCAACCAAAAGAAACAAAGAATGAAATCTGTATGAAAAGAACACTTACAGTAACAGTGCGGACAACCCCTCCACTAGCACCATCACGAGCAATAGCAAGGGAAACCACCTTGACCACAAACTTCTGTCGAGATCAGGACAAGGAAGAAAATGTTAGAAGATGCGCTGCAATGACTCAAAGCTTGGACTAATGAGAAATGATGGTTCAGCCATACAATTCAGGACTATGTAACGGGTATCAAAAAAATTCAGGACTTTGTAATTAATATTACAATCTATTCTCACAATGTCAACAATGAGGCAAATTGACAGAAAAGTCAtcaaaaaactttattctacttcaAGGAAATAAGAAGACCATTTCATGACACAACTACAAAATAAGCAGCGAATAGAAGCAATATGGGAACTGAACATAGCTTCAGACTGGACTGTGCCTCATGCATTAAATAAACCATGTCCTATCACTCCTTTTTTGGCAGAAAAGATCTCCCAATTCTTTCTAGTTCCTCAGAAGAAACTAAATGCCGTACCTCAGCTTCTTCCTGGGTCATACCCTCTTTCCATTCATGATCCATCAATCCATACAGGTAACTGGAACCGGATCCTGAAAAGCCCAGTGATAACATAAAGTGTGAGAACATGCACCTGGTATATCATACACTAAAGCCGGATTAGCATAACTGCATGCTCAGTGTTTCTCAGCACTCAACGGAGCCAGATTGCACTCAACCAGGATAAGAAGTGTGGTTAACATCCCAGTATGTTCTACAAACCGCAACCGACTAAGTGAGTACAAGCTTGCCAGGGTGCACAAGGTTTGTTGCAAAAGAGCCCTAGAAGCTACTAAAAGATGTCAACTCAACTATTCAAGTATAGGTAAGGAATGATGCACTCCTACTATTGGGGAAACTAACCTCCAATTGCGAATGGTTGCCTCAGAATCGTTCCACCAAGAGGGACCGAGTAAATCTGGCCTCCCTCGTATTTATCCCATCCACCAACTATCATTCCAGCTTGCAACATGCTCTGGACAttgataaaaaataaataaataatggcaTGACATGTGTGTCAAGAAGGTAAACAAATATTAAGCACCATCTCTTGTTATCTCGAAGGTTAGAGAAGATATACCTTGTTCTGATAGGCCAATAACCTAACTAAGTTGGATGCAACTTTCACGGTAGCTGGTTGCCCAAGCTGGATTCTGTACATGATGAAGGACAAATTTAACATCAGCAACTACCAAATCAAATACTCAATTGACTATGATCATGACCTACGGGATCTAAGTTCCATGTAATTCATTCAATGCTAAAAAGTGGTCTGCACAAAGTACTTACGTGTGCTGGTGGAGAAAATAACGCACGTAATCCGAAATAACTTGCGTGTCAGCTGCCTGCAAGATAATGAGAACATTGAGAAGCATGCTACACATGAGACATACGGCATATATGAAGAGAAAATAGGATATCTGACTAGCACTTACAGATCCAGAGCGGCAGACGTAGACATTATCAGTCAGCTGACTAATCTTGTCCGAAGCACGGTTTGCCACATACATTCCTGTACCCAGGCAGCAAACAGGCATTAAGCGAAGCAAATAAAAATGCAGAGAGCAAAACAGATCAAATGCCGgcttcatttatttatttaatccAAACATACGCAGCAAGACTTTGCAACACTAAGGAGATAGCACAGCAGTAAATTAACACCTCAGGGGAGCCATGTTCTCCAGTGGACTCGGTGAGAACGTTGTGACAATGGTAAGAAGGTTTCGGACTTGACAAAACACAGCACTGCAGGACCCAATAATAATAACTATCGTAGCAAATCCTGGGTTTGTCTGCCTCTATCTAATAATCCTGGGTTTCCCGTGATCTCGCAACTAGAATACCAGGGGAAAAGACACTGAATTAGGAGGGGGCGCCTCGTATTTTATAACAAGTTAATAACATGGCCGGCAGCACCAGCCGCATCCCTCGGTTCGATCTACGAGCGGCGGAATCGGACGCCCGGCGCGCCATCTCCAACCCTGACCTAGACCTAGCCGCTGCTGCTGGATCCACGGGGCGCATCAAGGGATCGGGGCGGGGGGGCGTGCGTACCGGTGCTGGTCCTGGAGTCGGCGGCGAGCACGACGCCGCCGTCGTAGCAGACTCCCACGATGGTGGTGCCCATCCGGTGCTCCCCGTCGGTGGGCGCGTCGGCGGAGGAGGGGCCCATGAGCGAggcggcgtccatggcggaggTCGAACCCTAGCAGGCGGCTTCCGcggtgagcgagcgagcgagcgagatgtGGAGCTGGAGGCGACGGTGCGTGCGTGTGGGGGTTCCGCTGGCTATTGGCTCTGCCTGCGGCGGCTTTGGCCTCGCACGCAAGAAAGAAACGAGACGGGCCGGTCTCTGGGTCGGACCCGTCCGGGCGCGATCCATTCGACTCGGTCAGGTTTTCGTCCAGTTCGGCTGGAACGAAAAGTCCTTTTTTTTTAGCATCGGTACAGACATAAGcgttcatatacacgcgcatacactcatccctatgaacgcacacacgcacactctatccctatgagcaccttcgagagactgagccggcatatgatcttgaaatttatgaagtcactgtaggcgtctcgtcgtcgacgggaacgtcccctcccactgaatgcgcatcgccggaaatcctgaaataaatccaggaataatgcgagcaccgggaTTTGAATCCTGGTggcttggggataccactgtccacctaaccaactcaaccacaggttgattcgcaacGAAAAGTCCTCTTTAAACACTCACTTATACTTTCATGACGAAAAAAAAGAGACACAGATGACAAACGTCTCATAATCGACAGAAACCTTGTCTTCCACCGAAATAACATCATCCATGAGCCTCGAATAAATTCAAAAATATGCAACACAAACATGCGACCTGAAATTTTATCTGCCTTTTTGGATTTGAACGGTTGATATGAATCTAGGACGAACGATGTTTTCTAGGCAATTGATGTGAAGATGATCCTGGTGTGCCAGTATATGAGGACACGGAAGATTCATGGGCTTTAAAATGGGATCCAAAGGAAAAGGTCTATTTGTCGGTCCAAGGAGCTTACAAGGTTGGTAGGACACAGCTGCACGAGGTCACCGTGGCAGCGGGTGTGGACTAGTGGTGGCAATCTCGTGCGCCCGCGGCCGCGGGAGAGCCGTGAAACTTGCCGACAAGGCGCAGCCCATGTGGCACATCTGGGACCAGATCGGGTCCGCCCGCCAGCGACAAGCAGCCTTGCCACCACTGCGTTGGGCTGCCACTAATCCGCCACACCCTCGTCGGAGAAGAGGAGTCGGTGCCGCCTACCTACACCAGTCGGAGCCAAAAAGATCCCATCGTTGACGCACCACCAGGGCTTGGAGACAAGCTGCGTGACTTCAGGGGCGGTCCGGCCAGCTGTGAGTTGGGCAGAAGTGGCCATCTGCGAAAACCAAGCTCCGACTTCGGTCATGGTGGACGATGGTTGTGTTTATGCGCAGTTTCCTTGTTCAAGGCATCATTACTGCAAACATCTCCTCGCTTGGGCTGTTGCGAGGGGAAACCCTTCACCGGGGACTCCCAGAGCAGACGATGGCGGCGCTTTCAGCGTCGTTATCCCTCTTGAGGGCATCATTTTGGAGTAGTTGCTTGCTGGAGTCAGAAGGTGGAGCGGCATGGCATCTACCGCATCAACGATGGTGGGTCTCGACGGCATGGTGCAGCAGTGTCTCGACGACGAATGTGTCTTGATGTACGAGCGAAGGATGGTGGCgttgtggtggcgtcgacgatagttGGGCCTGGCAAGGTCAATGCGCTGATCTCACCTGAAGTTGGGGCAATGCAAGATGGCGGCGGCGGATTCTAGAGCATGTGCATGCGGTGCGTGCTGAGGGTTTACTAGACCGGATGATGCTCTCGACTTGTCATGGGGCGGCTTAGATGGTGTGCATTGGTGCGTGGTTAGGGCACATCATCAAGCAAGTATGTGTAGCCACATAGATCGCCAGGAAGATGACTTTGTGTTGATCCATGTATTTGTTTTGTCAAACTCTGTTGGATAATTACTCTTATAAAGGATGTTGGAGTAACCGCCTCCCGGGGCTCGTAGAGGGCGAATAGCACCTCCGAGTCGTTTGTTTCTGAGTGGCTTTCCGCAGGGGCCTCTCAGGGCATCTCCGCACCGTCTGATCTGCCCGGATGGCTGGACATGGGCGACCCATCTGGCGGTCCATGTAGTGGACCGACGGCGTGCCCAAGGCCACCGTCATTTGGGGTTACCCAACAACCACTCTTATTGTTAGGTTACTTCACCCTTCTACTTGGGGGTTACCCAACCAATCTTACGAGAGAGCAACAACATTGTGATGATTTTCTCTCACAACTATGATCTTGATGCCTTCTTTGAGAATGTTGCACCACCCTTGAACATGAGGGGCGACATTGCGGAAATCTTTGTCATTCCTTTGAGTCCAGATGCTCCAACAGGCAGCAGGCCATGATTATAATATCTAGAGCAATATCATTAGGTAGAGCTTGCATAAAAATACCAACCTCATCAAAGAAAAATATTCCTCTATTCTTTTTGGGAATGATTCTCTAACAATTTTTTTGAGAAAAAGTGTAGTCTCAAAAGAGGAGAAAGGTATCATCTTGCCCTTTATTGCAGATGGCACAGTTGTAACCTTGCAGGTGAAAAGATTTTCTGCTAAGAAGGTTCCTGGTGTTAATTATGTCATGTAACAACAACCAACATATGTATGTCAGATGTGAAGCACATCTCTAGAGCTTTATGAACAGAATGTGAGCATCACCCCCACCTCTTAAGAATTTGTACATCTTCATTGCACAGTAGCTTGATGAGTTACATGAGTAGCTCCATTTATCATTCTGGGCCACATCTTGACTTGAAGATGAACCTATGAAATACTTCCTCTAGGTTATCAATTTCCATAGCACTATGAAGAAAGACATGCTCATTAATTGTTGTAAAGGAGAGGTGTTTGAGAAGTCTATCTTGAAGGCTATGATCCAACCATCCATTTTCCTAGAATAtaattgtattttcttttcttgcttgacAGGTTGCAACTTGTTTGTATATAGGCGATGGATTTAGAACCGATTTCCACCATAATTAGCCAACTAGCCTTCCATGAGGTGGTGCAAGAGAATAATACTATTCCCACATCATCTTTATCCATGGCAAAATTTTATAGTTAAAGaatttgcgtatgtgattaactagTAGAGCCTTATTACTATTCAAAAGAAAAACTAGTAGAGCCTTATTATGAGTAGAAATATCCAACAATGGTAAACCTGATTCCTATTCTTGCCTCTAGGACTATCTCAAGTGTTGTATGGTGATTACCTTTTCCTACTCATAGGCATTTGTTTAATGAAATAAGGATGTCGacaacattgagagtatgatgttagaagaacggtcatattgaattgacccaagTTGTTTGTTATACTTAGAGATGTTATCATCGAGTCTACAATTTATAACACGAAGACTT encodes:
- the LOC119349665 gene encoding proteasome subunit beta type-6-like, with protein sequence MDAASLMGPSSADAPTDGEHRMGTTIVGVCYDGGVVLAADSRTSTGMYVANRASDKISQLTDNVYVCRSGSAADTQVISDYVRYFLHQHTIQLGQPATVKVASNLVRLLAYQNKSMLQAGMIVGGWDKYEGGQIYSVPLGGTILRQPFAIGGSGSSYLYGLMDHEWKEGMTQEEAEKFVVKVVSLAIARDGASGGVVRTVTINEAGVKRSFHPGDKLPLWHEEMEPQNSLLDILAAGSSDAMVQ